Within Terriglobales bacterium, the genomic segment GATATTCACGAACGTCTCGCCCAGCACACCCGCCTGTGTCAGTGCTGCGGTCGAGTCCACCGGAATCTCCTGCGCCGCTTCTTTCGTGATCTTCATCCGCACCAGGACTGGCGTAATACCGTGCTTCACGATGCGAATATCCGACACGTTGCCCACCGGGACCCCTTGCAGGTTGACGGGCGCGCCCGAGCGCAATCCCTGCGCATCATCGAAATAGGCTCGAATCGTAACCTTGGACGTGAACAGTCCGCCGGATCCGGTCATCAGGAAGATCAGGATGGCCAGCACTGCGCCGGCCAGCACCACCGTGATCCCTACTCGTAATTGCGCCCACTTCACCTGGCTTTGACTAGGCATTGCCCCCCAAACGCTTGCAGGCCATAGCGACTCATTGACCGGATGGTAAGAACCGAATCATAGCAAAACACCTGGCTTCCGAACAGCGATCTCACGCCCTCGCCACCTTGCCGGCAGTCGCCAACCCAAGCACGTAAGCCGCCCCTCCGCACAGCAGCGTCACGCCGAGGCCGAACTGGATCGCGATCGTCATCGCCAGCACCGATCCCAGTACGCTCGACGCGGCATTCATCGCCCACGCCCACTCGATCAGGTTATCGTCATGCCGAGATTGCCCCAGCATCCTAAGCCCGCTCGGAAACGGCATTCCCATTGCGAATCCCAGGGGAATAATCAGCAGGGCCGCGATCGTTACCTTCACTCCCTGTGGCAACCCAATCAGTTCATGCAGGATCGGCGACAGCATGAAGTAATACAGCGCCAGGATCGCAATCACGATCCCAAACGCCATCTTCACCTTTCCCGGATCGGCGAAGATCCGCCGCGACATCATGCTCCCCGCCCCGCTCGACAGCAGCATCAGGAACACCACCACCGTCATCGCATAGATCGGATGTCCCAGGAACAGCACCAGTCGCTGGATCAGCGTAATTTCCACCGCGATGTATCCCAACCCGATCGCGACAAAATAGATCAGGGGCAACCACCTCGCCCCCGCTTTCGACCGCGGCGTAAACAGCAGCGGAATAATCAGGAACGCCAGCACCGCCAGTGCCGAAATCAGCACCAGCATCAGCAGCACCGCCACTCCCATGTTCACTTTCCAGTCGATCCCCTGTTCCGTCCCGGCGCCGAGAACTTGGCTGGGCTTCAGCGTGAAGAAGAAGAACGGCGCGTCGTCATACACCGGAGTCACATTGAACGAGTAATTCGCCGCAAACCTCTCCGGGCTGCCTATCTGTATCAGGTCGCGGAAAGCTTTCGCTTGCTCGATATTCGGCACCTTGTCGCCGTAAGGAAGATACAGTCCAAACAGCTTAGGCTGACTTGCCATGTGCTGTTCGACTCTCGCCTGCTCTTCCGGCGTGAACGGCGTCTTCTTCGCCAGCACCGTCACCGGACGTCCATCTTGGTTCAACTCGCCTTCCAGCACGATGATAAAGTGCTTCCGCAAGTCGCCCCCACCCAGCGCCTTCATCGCCTGGCTCACCACTCGCAGCGCCTCTCGCGGACGCGCGAACTCCCACCGCGTAATCGCGATGTACCCATCTGGCTTCAGGTGATCGAAGTACTCCCGGAACGCCTCCACCGTATACAGGTTGTTCTCGCTCAACGCGAACGCGCCCGCTGCCGTTGACGCCCACGTATCCACCAGCGTCATCTGGATGACGTCGAACTTCTGCTTCGAACTCCGAATCCACGACCTGCCGTCGCTCACATTGATATGCACGTTCGGACGCAGGTACAGCCCATACGACCAGTCCTTGTACTTATCGCGCATGATCGTGTCGGCGATGATCGGGTTGATCTCGATTCCGGTCACGCTCGGGCTTCCATTCGCCACCGCCCTGAGCACGTCCACTCCGCCACCCGGCCCGATGATCGCGTACTCGCCCTTCGGCCTCAGGACGTTCGTCACCGACGGAGCCGCCGACATCAGGTTCTTCTGATAAGCGCTCCCCTCCCATGGCTCCTTGGGGTCCTGCGCCATGATGTATGTAGACGCATCCGCGTCGATTACGATCACCTTCGCGCCACCCTGGTTATCTACTTCCACGCGCGAGATCGCGTTCCACTTCGCGAACTCCACCCAGGATTTGTCGCGGATCTTCCCCTTCGCATAAACGATATCGATGAGTCGGCCGTTGTAGTTAGCTGCAATTAGCGCAACGAAACCTGCAACTACCACCAGGGCAATCGTCCGTCGCTTCTTCGCCGTTGCCCATACCAGCGCACTCACCTCCATCACAAAGCCGGCGAATAGCACCGTATTCGGTCCACCCACCACGTTCAGCAGCGGCACGATCCCGATGCACGCAAATGCTCCTCCCACCAGGTCGGCCGCGTAGAGATGCGAAATGTGGAACGACTCGCGCGCGAACAGCACGGAAAAGAACAGACCGGTAAAAAAGAACGGCAGCGCCGAAACCAGGTAGATGATCGTCAACAGCAGGAAGTTCTCTCGCGTCAGGCTCAGCGATACCGGAACGTGCAGGTCCACTTCCAGCACCACCAGCATCAACGCCGCATTCAGCACACAGACGAAATACCCGATTCCCCCGGTGCTCCAGCGTGCAATCCTCTGCTTCCACACATACGCGAATACGCCGCCCGCTCCCAAACCCAGCAGCGCGATGGAAATGGCAAGGAATGCGAAGTGATAGAACAGCACCACTGAAAACAACCGCGTCAAGGAAAGTTCCAGCAGCAGGCTGGCGAAGCTCATTGCGAGCACGCCGATCATGTACCGCCGGTTTGAGATAGATGCCCCTTGTGCCTCGCCCATCTTGGGCGAAGCCACGGGACTCGCTATTTCCATCGGGATTAGTCCTCCAGGATCACGTATGCGATGGCGAGGTGTTCCGTATGAGACAGTGAAAGATGCGCTCTCTTCATCCCCAGTTTCTGCGCGAACTGGGCGGCGACGCCGTGGAAGGAAATCGTCGGGCGGCCGCCGGGCAACCGTGTCACCTCAACTTCTCGCCATGAGATGCCCATTCGCAGGCCCGTGCCGAGCGCCTTCAGCGCCGCTTCCTTCGCCGCAAACCTCGCCGCATATCGTTCCGTCTTGTTGTGCTTGGAATGGCAGTATTGAATTTCGGCGTCGGTAAACACCCGTTTTAGGAAACGGTCGCCAAATCGCTCGATAGCCGCCGCTACACGCTCGACCTCGGCTATATCAACGCCGGTGCCAACTATCATGACTCGGCTAAGGTAACACAGGGATAAGTGGAATGGCCGTGAAGCCGGGCCGAACGATTTCGAAACAAGTTAGCCCAGGACTTCGTCCTGGGCCACGCAAACACCACAAGTATGTCCCTTACGCGTGCGCAGCACGCGGGACTTCACACCGTAATCGCAATCCCCGCCCTCTTGTGCCCACGTAGCTTTGCCGCCCAGTTGAAGATGCGCTTCAGAAAATACTTCTGGTCCAGCAGTTTGTTACCCTTTGCGAACTCCGGATCTCCCGGTTCGAGCACCCGCGCAGTCCCTTCCACCCACGTGCCGAATACATTTCCGCGCACATCGCATGGTGCGACCCGTACTCGCGGATTGTTCCTCGCCCGCTTCACCTTCCACGCGTGTGCCATCGTGTACGTGTAAATGGTCCCTTCGGGCGAAATCTCGAACCATACTGGCGTCTTAATGCCTTCACCGTTTCTTTTGAACGTCTCCAGGTTCAGATACTTCTGCCCGCGAAACTGCGCCAGTTTCCCCTCGTCCATTAATCTTCTTCCTTCTTCGGCATCAGCCACCGGAATAGCATATTGATGAGCGCCAGAACAATCGCCCCCAGGAACGCCGGCCAGAATCCATAGATGGTGAAGCCCGGCACGAACGCTGCCGCCAGTTTCAGCACGATCGCGTTTACCACGAACCAGAATATCCCGAGCGTGAATACCGTCAGCGGAAACGTCACCACCTTCAGGAACAGGCCGATGGTCGCGTTGAACAGTCCGATCACCACCGCAGCCAGCAACGCCGGAAATATGCCGCTCACCTCGAATCCCGGCACGACGTACGTCACGATCAGCAACGCAATCGCACTCAAAATCCAGTTCACTAACATCCGCATAGCTTGCTCCCCTCAAAACAAAAAGGCCGCTCGTGGCGGCCCTTGTCGCTAGATCTTTTTACCCGTCATTTGGAATTCACCTTCAGGTTGATCGTCGCCGACGCGCGCGAGTCGAACGAGCTTAGCGTCTTCGTGTCGCTCTTGGCGCCCTGGAACTCAGCGTAAACCTGGTAATCGACGTTGGGAGACAGCGAGGTAAACCGGTAATTTCCGCTGTTGTCGGAGATGAAGCTCCGAATCGCCAGCGTCTTCGTGTTCTTCAGGTAAACCACGGCGCCCTTAATCGGCGACTCGCTCCCATTTACGACCTGACCTTGGAGCGAACGGGTGTTCTGTGCCATCGCTGGCAACGACACCACCAGCAGCAACATACACGCGGCACACAAAGCGATCAGTTTCCTGGTCACGGGCCCTCCTTGATTTCGGGTACTCGGTCCTACTCTGTTAGATGCAGGCCGATATCCACCCGCTCCTCATTTTCAATACTGACGGTAGTTTCAGGTTTTTTCCAGTCTTTTGCGCCTTTTGGGGGTTTTACGTCTGCCCAGACTACGTAATCCGCCTTACCTGCCGGGACCCTTTGGGCGAATTCGCCCCGATGGTCCGACATCAACTCCCATTTAGCCTTTTTCTGGTCGGCCCGGCGGATCTTCACCTTAACCCCGTACGCTGGTCGCCCATTTGCACCCCATACCGTGCCAAAGATAAGGGCGTACGGCGCAATCTTCTTCTTTTTTTCGGTCTGTTGTTGGCCTAGGGCTGGAAAAGTGGAAGCAAGAATCATCGCCAACAGCGATCCACACACGAGAGCCCGTAACTTCGCAGGCCGGCTTCTGCCGGCGCGAACGCCACTAGGGCCCGACCGCGATTGCTTTCGATCAGTAATCGCTGTCGTCCTCGTCTTCTTCTTCCTCGTCTTCGTCCTCTTCGTAGTCCTCTTCTACCTTGCTCAGTTCGAGTGGCTCCGTTGTTACCACTTCGAAGTCAGAGCCACATTCGGTGCAGGATACGATCTCACCCTCATCTACTTCATCTGCATCGATATCGATGTCGCTCTCGCATTCAGGACAGACAACCATGAAACCTTTCTCCTTTGGGTTTTTGCCACCCGCAATATTTTTAGTGATGTTGACGGCTGGGCGTCAAAGAAAATGTTTGTTCCAAAAGTAACTTTTTGCAAGGGCAAGCTGTTGAAGTTCGCTTGTGATGTACGGATCACTCCCGATGGTTGCCCATGCACCGGAACGCTCTTCCCTGCATCCAATGATGCGGAAAGTTTCTATTCGCTGCTTTTTCAAATAGCATAATCGGAGAACGGAGCAAAAAGTTGGCTTACCGAACATACGGCGGAGGCGGGAGCAGGTATTACGGCACAGGTGGTGCCCGTGGCGGCGGCGGTGGTGGAGGCATCACCCTGAATTTCCCGCCCTTCTACGGCGCGGTGAAGATGTTGATTCTCATCAACGTAGCCGTCTACTTCGGACTGCTCCTGATCGGCCTTGTAGCTCCGACGTTCGAAGCCGCAATAAGCGATATCGGCGCACTCGTTCCACGCATGGTTCTTCACGGAGCCGTGTGGCAGGTCGTCACTTACGCCTTCCTCCATGGTGGTTTGTGGCACATTCTCGGCAACATGCTTCAGCTATGGTTCTTCGGTTCCACCATTGAAGGCAGCTGGGGAAAGAAGCAGTTTTACGAGTTCTACTTCTTTTGTGTGATCGGCGCCGCGATCACCACCATCGTCGTCTCGTATACCGGTATGTTTGGCGTGATGCCGTCCACCCCAACGATCGGAGCCTCAGGCGGTGTCTTCGGCGTCCTCGTAGCTTTTGCCATTCTTTTTGGAGACCAGCAGGTCTACCTTTTCCCGTTCCCCGTTTCACTGAAGGCAAAGTATCTCGTCGCCATCCTCATTCTGATCAACCTCGCCGGGGCCCTCGGGGCTATGCGCGGAGCCCGTGGCGAACTCGTCGCCTACGCCGCTCACATCGGCGGCGCCCTCTTCGGCTGGATGTACTTGAAATTTCTGCCGCGCAAAGGACTTGGCTTCGCCACATCCGAGAGCTACTACGGATTGCGCAACTCTTATTACAAGTGGAAACGGCGTCGCGCCGCGAAGAAATTCGAAGTCTACATGCGCAAACACGACCGCGCCGACTACTTCGACCAGTACGGAAATTTCAAAGCCCCGGAAGAACCGAAGGACAAGGATAACGGCGAAAGCCGGGGTGGATGGGTCAACTAGCGAAACTCGATCTCGTGTAGCTCCTCGTACACCGTCTCCACGTCCGCCATTTCGCCCAGGCGGTGCCAGAATCGATGTACGTCAGGATCTTCCGCGGCCTCTCGCCGTGCATCATCCGAGTTCCA encodes:
- a CDS encoding holo-[acyl-carrier-protein] synthase, which codes for MIVGTGVDIAEVERVAAAIERFGDRFLKRVFTDAEIQYCHSKHNKTERYAARFAAKEAALKALGTGLRMGISWREVEVTRLPGGRPTISFHGVAAQFAQKLGMKRAHLSLSHTEHLAIAYVILED
- a CDS encoding PPOX class F420-dependent oxidoreductase translates to MDEGKLAQFRGQKYLNLETFKRNGEGIKTPVWFEISPEGTIYTYTMAHAWKVKRARNNPRVRVAPCDVRGNVFGTWVEGTARVLEPGDPEFAKGNKLLDQKYFLKRIFNWAAKLRGHKRAGIAITV
- a CDS encoding phage holin family protein, with the translated sequence MRMLVNWILSAIALLIVTYVVPGFEVSGIFPALLAAVVIGLFNATIGLFLKVVTFPLTVFTLGIFWFVVNAIVLKLAAAFVPGFTIYGFWPAFLGAIVLALINMLFRWLMPKKEED
- a CDS encoding carboxypeptidase-like regulatory domain-containing protein, which gives rise to MTRKLIALCAACMLLLVVSLPAMAQNTRSLQGQVVNGSESPIKGAVVYLKNTKTLAIRSFISDNSGNYRFTSLSPNVDYQVYAEFQGAKSDTKTLSSFDSRASATINLKVNSK
- a CDS encoding carboxypeptidase-like regulatory domain-containing protein, yielding MAMILASTFPALGQQQTEKKKKIAPYALIFGTVWGANGRPAYGVKVKIRRADQKKAKWELMSDHRGEFAQRVPAGKADYVVWADVKPPKGAKDWKKPETTVSIENEERVDIGLHLTE
- a CDS encoding rhomboid family intramembrane serine protease, with translation MAYRTYGGGGSRYYGTGGARGGGGGGGITLNFPPFYGAVKMLILINVAVYFGLLLIGLVAPTFEAAISDIGALVPRMVLHGAVWQVVTYAFLHGGLWHILGNMLQLWFFGSTIEGSWGKKQFYEFYFFCVIGAAITTIVVSYTGMFGVMPSTPTIGASGGVFGVLVAFAILFGDQQVYLFPFPVSLKAKYLVAILILINLAGALGAMRGARGELVAYAAHIGGALFGWMYLKFLPRKGLGFATSESYYGLRNSYYKWKRRRAAKKFEVYMRKHDRADYFDQYGNFKAPEEPKDKDNGESRGGWVN